The sequence CGAAACTGATGATGAGCTCCGCCGGTTTCAAGCCGCACACCGCTCCCACCATCGAGGTCAGGAGGGCGTAACTGGCGATATTAAAGGGCACGCCGAGGAACACGTCGGCCGACCGCTGGTAAAGGTGGCAACTCAGGCTGCCGTCGAGGACATAAAACTGAAAGAGGGCGTGGCACGGCGGCAGCGCCATCGAAGCGAGTTCACCCGGATTCCAGGCGCTCACGACCAGACGGCGGCTGGACGGGTCGCGCCGGATCTGAGCAATCACCGTTTCCAACTGGTTGATCGAGCCGCCGTCCGGTGTGCGCCAATCCGTCCACTGCGCGCCGTAGATACGGCCGAGGTCGCCGTTCTTATCCGCCCATTCATCCCAGATCGTCACGCCATGGTCGCGCAGGAAACGCAGGTTCGTGTCGCCGCGAATGAACCAGAGAAGTTCATACGCGACCGACTTGAAGTGCACGCGTTTGGTCGTCAGAAGGGGAAAGCTCTCGGAAAGGTCAAACCGCGCCTGGGCGCCAAATATGGAAATCGTCCCCACCCCGGTCCGGTCCTGCCTTGGCTTTCCTTTTTCTAAGACGAGCCGGAGCAGTTGGTGATACTCTTTCACGGAAAAGCAGGGGGGTACGGGGCGGCCGGGTTGGCCCTCCATAGTTCAAGTCTCCGTTTGAAAAACAATCCGAAAAAGACAAAAGACACCTGAATTTCAATCAAGTCATGGATGCGCAAACCATGTCAGGCTTAGTGGACACGCAAAACTTGCCTGACGACCGGGAGATCGCGATCGACCGGGTCGGCGTGACGAACGTCCGTTTTCCCATCGTCGTCAGGGACAAATCCCGCCAATCCCAAAACACGGTGGCGCTGGTCTCGTTGACGGTTGACTTGCCGCACCACCATAAAGGGACGCACATGAGCCGGTTTATCGAAGTGCTCAACGAGCACGGCTCCGTCGTCCACGTCGAAAACATCGAGATTATCCTGCGTCACCTGCAGAAACGCCTGCGTTCACGCCAAGCGCACGTGAGCTTCGAATTTCCCTATTTCATCGAAAAGGCGGCGCCGGTCACAGGCGCGGTAGGGCTCATGGACTACACGATAAAGTTTACGGCAACGGCCAACCATGACGACATCGATTTCGTCGTCACGGTAATCGTGCCGGTTACGACCCTTTGCCCGTGCTCCAAGGCGATCAGCGTCCATGGCGCCCACAACCAGC comes from Verrucomicrobiota bacterium and encodes:
- a CDS encoding thymidylate synthase; its protein translation is MEGQPGRPVPPCFSVKEYHQLLRLVLEKGKPRQDRTGVGTISIFGAQARFDLSESFPLLTTKRVHFKSVAYELLWFIRGDTNLRFLRDHGVTIWDEWADKNGDLGRIYGAQWTDWRTPDGGSINQLETVIAQIRRDPSSRRLVVSAWNPGELASMALPPCHALFQFYVLDGSLSCHLYQRSADVFLGVPFNIASYALLTSMVGAVCGLKPAELIISFGDLHLYQNHREQVHEQLNREPRPLPQLRVRRAPSRLDEFTYDDFELLNYHPHPAIKAPIAV
- a CDS encoding GTP cyclohydrolase I FolE2 — its product is MDAQTMSGLVDTQNLPDDREIAIDRVGVTNVRFPIVVRDKSRQSQNTVALVSLTVDLPHHHKGTHMSRFIEVLNEHGSVVHVENIEIILRHLQKRLRSRQAHVSFEFPYFIEKAAPVTGAVGLMDYTIKFTATANHDDIDFVVTVIVPVTTLCPCSKAISVHGAHNQRGQVTFNVRSRAFIWVEDLIEMVESSASSELFSLLKRPDEKAVTERAYENPVFVEDLVRNVALRANRDPRITWYRVEAENYESIHNHNAYAMIEKG